The Roseovarius indicus genome has a segment encoding these proteins:
- the htpX gene encoding zinc metalloprotease HtpX: MGYVKTAILMAAMTALFMGIGYLLGGLGGATIAFVVAAAMNAFTWWNSDRMVLRMHNAQPVTRGDRTGLYEMTVDLANKAGLPEPKVYLIDTPQPNAFATGRNPANAAVAVTSGLMRSLSREELAGVIAHELAHIRNHDTAIMTVTATFAGAISMLANFALFFGGSRERLGLVGTILIMILAPLAAALVQMAISRTREYAADKSGAEICGEPLWLASALEKIAAGAARIDNDAAERNPATAHMFIINPLHAHKRDNLFATHPATENRVSALRAMAGRTRNAPRTAAQPISESRIPNTRRGNNRGPWS, encoded by the coding sequence ATGGGCTATGTGAAGACTGCGATACTGATGGCGGCCATGACCGCGCTTTTCATGGGCATCGGCTACCTGCTCGGTGGCTTGGGCGGCGCGACGATCGCTTTCGTCGTCGCGGCTGCCATGAACGCCTTCACCTGGTGGAACTCGGACCGCATGGTCCTTCGCATGCATAACGCCCAACCGGTTACCCGGGGCGACCGGACAGGGTTATATGAGATGACCGTCGACCTCGCGAACAAGGCGGGCCTGCCGGAACCCAAGGTTTATCTGATCGACACACCGCAGCCCAACGCCTTTGCCACGGGGCGCAACCCGGCGAATGCCGCGGTGGCGGTGACGTCGGGCCTGATGCGCAGCCTGAGCCGCGAGGAGCTGGCGGGCGTGATCGCGCACGAGCTGGCCCATATTCGCAACCATGACACCGCGATCATGACCGTCACGGCAACCTTCGCAGGTGCAATTTCGATGTTGGCCAACTTCGCACTGTTTTTCGGCGGCTCGCGAGAACGGCTCGGGCTGGTCGGCACGATCCTGATCATGATCCTCGCACCGCTTGCCGCCGCGCTGGTGCAGATGGCCATCAGCCGGACACGGGAGTATGCCGCCGACAAGTCCGGTGCAGAGATTTGCGGCGAACCGCTCTGGCTGGCTTCTGCGCTCGAGAAGATTGCCGCAGGAGCAGCCCGGATCGACAACGACGCGGCCGAGCGCAACCCGGCCACGGCGCATATGTTCATCATCAACCCCCTTCACGCCCACAAGCGGGACAATCTCTTTGCGACCCACCCCGCGACCGAGAACCGCGTGTCCGCTCTGCGCGCCATGGCAGGACGAACCCGGAATGCGCCGCGAACGGCCGCTCAGCCGATCTCGGAAAGCCGCATTCCCAATACGCGGCGCGGGAACAATCGGGGACCTTGGTCTTGA
- a CDS encoding CobW family GTP-binding protein: MTLITGFLGAGKTTVLNRLLASPDEERIAVIVNEFGEAGLDHDLIEAVDEEIVLMQSGCLCCSVRGDLSRVIGDLLARRAAGSLEFTRVVTETTGLADPGPILQTFLVDPDLAQNVRMDGVVTVADAATGQGTLDRQFEAVSQIAMADLVILSKADLVTTEAAALFEARIAGLNPAAQILRAERGKVPQGSLWGLSALRLGARPEDARAWLSRSQPVADPLANLSGLTRRKESKPQPSPHDARIGSASIVLEKPVPDVVFDLWLESLVALRGPDILRIKGIVHIEDLPKPFVFHGVQHVFDPPVPVEDWPGDDTQSRIVVIARDITRPELQQSLDILRSRLPRAAEFETKEEDPMP, encoded by the coding sequence GTGACCCTGATCACGGGCTTTCTCGGCGCCGGCAAGACGACCGTCCTGAACAGGCTACTCGCCAGTCCTGACGAGGAACGGATTGCGGTCATCGTTAACGAGTTTGGTGAAGCCGGGCTCGACCACGACCTGATCGAAGCGGTGGACGAAGAGATCGTGCTGATGCAATCGGGTTGCCTGTGCTGTTCGGTGCGCGGCGACCTCAGCCGGGTGATCGGCGATCTTCTGGCGCGGCGCGCGGCCGGGTCGCTTGAATTTACGCGGGTGGTGACCGAGACGACCGGGCTTGCCGACCCGGGGCCGATCCTGCAGACGTTTCTTGTCGACCCGGACCTTGCCCAAAACGTGCGGATGGACGGTGTTGTAACCGTTGCGGATGCCGCGACGGGGCAGGGGACGCTCGACCGCCAGTTCGAAGCCGTGTCGCAGATCGCGATGGCCGATCTTGTCATTCTCAGCAAGGCCGACCTCGTGACGACCGAAGCCGCTGCGCTTTTCGAAGCGCGGATTGCCGGGCTCAACCCGGCCGCCCAGATCCTGCGGGCGGAGCGGGGAAAGGTGCCGCAAGGCTCGCTTTGGGGGCTGTCGGCCCTGAGGCTGGGCGCGAGGCCTGAAGACGCGCGGGCCTGGCTATCACGGTCGCAACCCGTGGCGGACCCGCTGGCCAACCTGTCGGGCCTGACCCGCCGAAAGGAAAGCAAGCCACAACCCTCGCCGCATGATGCCCGGATCGGCTCGGCCTCGATCGTGCTCGAAAAGCCCGTACCGGATGTCGTCTTCGACCTCTGGCTCGAAAGCCTCGTCGCACTGCGCGGGCCGGACATCCTGCGGATCAAGGGCATCGTTCATATCGAGGATCTGCCGAAACCGTTCGTGTTTCACGGGGTTCAGCATGTCTTCGACCCGCCTGTGCCTGTCGAGGACTGGCCTGGCGACGATACGCAATCCCGGATCGTGGTGATCGCCCGCGACATCACCCGGCCGGAACTTCAGCAAAGCCTCGATATCCTGCGCTCGCGTCTGCCGCGTGCCGCCGAATTCGAAACCAAAGAAGAGGACCCCATGCCATGA
- a CDS encoding GTP-binding protein, which produces MTDTRLPVTVLSGFLGAGKTTLLNRVLNNREGRRVAVIVNDMSEVNIDADLVRADTELSRTDETLVEMSNGCICCTLRDDLLDEVRRLSAAGRFDYLLIESTGISEPLPVAATFEFRDEFGDSLSDVARLDTMVTVVDAVNLLNDYASHDFLRDRGEIMGEADERTLVHLLTDQIEFADVVILNKVADAGPEKTDAARKIIRSLNADARIIETNHANVPAGEILDTGLFDFEKAHEHPMWAKELYGFAEHVPETEEYGVSSHVFRARRPFDPQGIHDVLNGPLPGVIRAKGHFWIATRPDWVAEFSLAGSLSTVAPLGTWWASVPGDRWPDHPQARTYLANHWQEPWGDRRQEIVFIGAGIDWPALRERLESVLVPEKQASGPDALPDLPDPFPQWRRSEAA; this is translated from the coding sequence ATGACCGATACCAGACTTCCCGTGACCGTGCTTTCCGGATTCCTCGGTGCCGGCAAGACGACGCTGCTGAACCGCGTGCTCAACAACCGCGAGGGGCGTCGCGTTGCCGTGATCGTCAACGACATGTCGGAGGTGAACATCGACGCCGATCTCGTGCGTGCCGATACCGAGCTGTCACGCACCGACGAAACGCTGGTGGAGATGTCAAACGGCTGTATCTGCTGCACTTTGCGCGACGACCTGCTCGACGAGGTGCGTCGGCTTTCCGCCGCCGGGCGGTTCGATTACCTGCTCATCGAGTCCACCGGCATTTCCGAACCGTTGCCCGTGGCTGCGACCTTCGAGTTTCGCGACGAGTTCGGGGACAGCCTTTCGGATGTCGCCCGGCTCGACACGATGGTCACGGTGGTCGATGCGGTAAACCTGCTGAATGACTATGCCAGCCACGATTTCCTGCGCGACCGGGGCGAGATCATGGGCGAGGCCGACGAGCGCACGCTGGTGCACCTGCTGACCGACCAGATCGAGTTCGCCGACGTGGTGATTCTCAACAAGGTGGCCGATGCCGGACCGGAGAAGACCGACGCGGCGCGTAAGATCATCCGCAGCCTCAACGCCGATGCGCGCATCATCGAAACCAACCACGCCAACGTCCCGGCCGGCGAGATTCTCGATACCGGGCTTTTCGATTTCGAGAAGGCGCATGAGCACCCGATGTGGGCCAAGGAGCTCTATGGCTTCGCCGAACATGTGCCCGAAACCGAGGAATACGGGGTGAGTTCCCATGTCTTCCGGGCGCGGCGCCCGTTCGATCCGCAGGGGATCCACGACGTGTTGAACGGACCTTTGCCGGGGGTGATCCGTGCCAAGGGGCATTTCTGGATCGCCACGCGGCCCGACTGGGTGGCGGAGTTCTCACTGGCGGGCAGCCTGTCGACGGTGGCGCCGCTGGGCACGTGGTGGGCGTCGGTTCCGGGGGACCGCTGGCCCGATCACCCGCAGGCGCGCACCTACCTGGCGAACCACTGGCAGGAGCCCTGGGGTGACCGGCGGCAGGAGATCGTCTTTATCGGTGCGGGTATCGACTGGCCGGCGCTTCGGGAGAGGCTGGAGTCGGTGCTGGTGCCGGAAAAGCAAGCATCGGGCCCCGACGCGCTGCCCGACCTGCCTGATCCATTCCCGCAATGGCGCCGGTCGGAGGCGGCATGA
- a CDS encoding DUF6525 family protein, producing MKTNLGATGVRRYRRSCDPMRDYDMLPAHLRQWLAQAALPWSPASCRRIWRAAQAEGASPEELLARLDHAERRALARDSTSHPA from the coding sequence ATGAAAACCAACCTCGGCGCGACCGGCGTGCGCCGTTATCGGCGCTCCTGCGACCCGATGCGCGACTACGACATGCTACCCGCGCATCTGAGGCAGTGGCTCGCGCAGGCGGCGCTGCCGTGGTCGCCAGCCTCCTGCCGTCGTATCTGGCGCGCGGCACAGGCTGAGGGGGCAAGCCCCGAGGAGTTGCTCGCACGGCTCGACCATGCCGAGCGTCGTGCACTGGCCCGTGACAGTACGTCTCATCCTGCCTGA
- a CDS encoding NAD(P)-binding domain-containing protein: protein MPLRRRKHRGATASSSLNRRRSPPPETSWARQRRPYRNRRHTKKIGILGVGTVGTTLGRHLSAEGHQVLIANGRATETLAEKVGRLDQPLIPATIDQLLDQAQTIALAMPWRNVRDALDRDIDWHGIFSSMPRTSS from the coding sequence ATGCCGTTGCGGCGGCGGAAGCACCGCGGCGCGACGGCTTCATCTTCCTTAAACCGTAGGCGCAGTCCCCCGCCCGAGACATCTTGGGCCCGCCAACGGCGCCCGTACCGGAACAGGAGACACACCAAGAAAATCGGCATCCTTGGCGTCGGCACGGTCGGCACCACCCTTGGCAGGCACCTTTCAGCGGAGGGGCACCAGGTCCTGATCGCGAATGGCCGGGCGACGGAAACCCTTGCCGAAAAGGTAGGCAGGCTGGATCAGCCTCTCATCCCGGCCACGATAGATCAGTTGCTCGATCAGGCCCAGACGATCGCCCTCGCCATGCCTTGGCGCAACGTGCGCGATGCGCTGGATCGCGACATCGACTGGCACGGCATATTCTCGTCGATGCCACGAACATCATCCTGA
- a CDS encoding GntR family transcriptional regulator: MNDRKTGATLPDFQPRRRMSDLDHVYSQLSRSIMMGEFVPGQKLKLKELAEVFDTSQMPVREALSRLVVSHVLEAAPRKSVTVPQVDAKRLEDLISIRIDLECKALRLVASEPNQPLADDLEAINSTMDKEAARTKPSIKNYLAINHEFHFSIYERSGNPDLTSIIEILWLRYGPLLNLLRNNSLNFAKHDHHEKIIRAVRIGNPDLGVEGLTGDLMEAAVVIKNALEP, from the coding sequence ATGAATGACCGGAAAACAGGCGCCACTCTCCCCGACTTCCAGCCGCGCCGGCGTATGTCCGATCTGGATCACGTCTACTCGCAACTGAGCCGGTCCATCATGATGGGAGAATTCGTTCCAGGACAGAAACTCAAGCTCAAGGAATTGGCCGAGGTATTCGACACCAGCCAGATGCCCGTACGAGAAGCCTTGAGTCGCCTTGTCGTTTCCCACGTTCTGGAGGCCGCGCCCAGAAAATCTGTGACGGTCCCGCAAGTCGACGCAAAACGGCTGGAAGACCTTATCAGCATCCGCATTGACCTTGAGTGCAAAGCGCTTCGCCTTGTCGCGTCCGAACCGAACCAGCCACTCGCAGATGACCTTGAAGCCATCAACTCGACCATGGACAAGGAAGCAGCCAGGACGAAGCCAAGCATTAAGAACTACTTGGCCATCAATCACGAGTTTCATTTCAGCATATATGAGCGAAGCGGAAACCCGGACCTTACCAGTATCATCGAAATCCTGTGGCTAAGATACGGGCCCCTGCTCAACCTCCTCAGGAACAACAGTCTCAACTTTGCCAAGCATGATCACCACGAAAAGATCATTCGGGCAGTTCGTATCGGCAATCCGGACCTTGGAGTCGAAGGACTGACAGGAGACCTTATGGAGGCGGCTGTCGTGATCAAGAACGCACTGGAACCCTAG